DNA sequence from the Geobacter sp. AOG2 genome:
CTTAACCAAGTATTCATGAATCTCCTGGTCAATGCGGCTCATGCCATCGAGGGAAAGGGCGAGATCAGGGTTCGGACTTGGCAGGATGGCGACGAAGCCTGCGTGTCAGTCTCCGACACCGGCTGTGGTATATCGGAAGAAAACCAGAAGCACATCTTCGAGCCTTTCTTCACCACCAAAGAAGTAGGTAAAGGGACCGGATTGGGGCTTTCGATCAGTTATGACATCATCAAGAAACATCACGGCGAGATTTTGGTTGAAAGCGGGATCGGCACAGGGACAACCTTCACGGTCAGGATTCCAATCAACGGCGTTCAGGATTAAGATGTGATTAGGAGTGATATTTTCTATACCCTGAGGTTGTAGAAAGGTGCCAATGGAATTTTTGGGAAAAACCCTTATTCTCTGCGTAGATGACGAAAAGAATGTCCTGCGTTCCCTGGAGCGGATCTTCCTCGATGACGACTACGAGATCCTTACCGCCACCTCTGCGGAAGAGGGGCTGCGCATCTTGGAGAACAACGGGCCGTTTCAGGTTGTCATCTCCGACTATCGCATGCCGGCCATGGATGGGGTGGAGTTCCTCAAGGAGGTATACCGTCGCTGGCCCGACACAGTGCGCATTGTTCTGTCCGGCTACGCCGATACCGCGGCTATCGTCTCAGCCATCAATGAGGGACGCATCTACAAGTTCATACCCAAGCCTTGGAACGATAATGAATTGCGGGTTACCGTTGCCAATGCTTTGGAGCGGTATGCCCTGCAGAAACGCAACCGTGAACTCATGGCAGAGTTGTCCCGCGCCAACGATGAACTGGAGCAGAAAGTGCGGCAACGGACCTCCGAGTTGGAACTGAGGAACCACGCCTTGACCTTTTCCCAGTGCGTGCTCGATGCTTTGCCCGTGGCGGTGGTAGGTATCGACATCAACGGAATGATCGTCCAGGGCAGCCGTAGAGCCGCGGAGATTTTCAACTCTGTTGAAGGGGGGTTCTTCGGTAGCGACCGGCGCGCTGCGCTGCCGGACGAATTTAACCGGATAATCGATATGTTGGAAGAGGAACAGATGGTTCGTTTCGATTGGACAGACGGCGGGAAAGACTATGATGTGCGTTGCACGACGTTCCGTTGTTTTGATCAACCCGGAGTAGCCATTGTCCTGATAGAGAAGATATCATGAGCGCGGTACTTTTTGTTGACGATGAACCGTCGATCCTGCGGTCGGTAGAGAGAACATTCCATGATACAGACTTGCGCATCCTGACCGCCGATTCGGGAGAGCATGCACTGGAGATTCTGAGGCATGAGAAAGTAGCGGTGGTGGTTTCCGACAACAGGATGCCAGGAATGAGCGGCATCGATCTCCTTACCAGGGTCCGAACCATCTCCCCTGACACGGTGCGTATCATGATTACAGCCTTCGCCGACCTGCAAACGGCCATTTCTGCGATCAACTCCAGCGAGGTTTTTCGTTTCGTAACCAAACCTTGGGACAACGACGATCTGATCGCGGTGATTAATGAAGGGCTGGCACGCTACAATGTCGTCAGAGAGTTGCGGGAAGGGGACGAATCCCGCTATCTCCCGATTGCCCAGGCTATTGAACTCAAGGATCCTTACACGCGTGGGCATTGCGACCGGGTTGCGAATTATGCCGTCAGTCTGGCAGAGGCGTTGGGCCTTCCCGAAACGATTATTCGTGAAATCAGATTCGGCGGTTGGCTGCATGATTGCGGCAAAATAGGTGTCCCCGAGGCAATCCTCAATTACGGGGAGCGACTGCCGGTCGATCAATTCGAGCTTGTCAAGCAACATCCTCTTTGGGGGAGTGAGGTGGCTCGCCAAGCGCGCATGTCCGAGACGATCATCAATATAATCCTCCATCACCACGAGCGTTATGATGGATCGGGATATCCCTCAGGCCTGCGGGAGGACCATATCCCGCTTGAGGCACGCATTGTGACCATTGCCGATGTCTTCGATGCCCTCAGCACCGACCGTCCCTACCGCAAGGCATACGAAGGGACATACATTCTAAGCATCATGCGGGAATTTACCGGTTCGTTCTTCGACCCCCGCCTTATGGAGGTTTTCATGCCGATAGCAGAGAAGGTGTGTGCGCTATGAGTGATACCGAAAGAAGCATTCAGGTGCTCCTAGTTGACGACGAAGAAAACATCCTCAAATCATTGCAACGTCTTCTCATGGAAGAGGAGTTCGAGCTGCACACGGCCTCCTCGGCTGAACAGGGCATTGCCACCTTAAAGGAACTCGACAATGTGGGATTGATCATATCGGACCAACGCATGCCGGGCATGAACGGTTCGGAGTTCCTACAGTACTGTCGCGAGGCCGTTCCGGATGCCCCGCGGATTCTCCTGACCGGCTATTCGGATATTTCAGCCACCATTGATGCTATTAACAAAGGAGGGGCCTACCGGTATATTTCCAAGCCCTGGAACGATGCCGAACTGATTCAGACCATCCGCGATGCCGTCCGCCAATACGCCTTGCTCATGGAAAACCGCCGTTTGAACGAGATCGTCCGCCAACAGAACGAGGAATTGCAGGAGTGGAACCGGAATCTGAAGGGGCGAGTGCTGGAGCAGACCACCGCCATCCGCCAGAAGAACGAGGAACTGCACGTTCTTCTCAAGAGGGTGAAGGAAGATTACGATGAGATTATTGCTGTTTTTTCCGGGCTTGTGGAGATGCATGGCGGCAAGCTCAGGCAGCATTCCCGCAACGTGGCCGAACTTTCCGTTAATGCTGCCAGGGAACTGGGGATATCGGGTAATGATCTGGAAACCATCCGCATCGCTGCGCTGTTGCATGACATTGGCGAGATTGGGATACCGGAGCGTATCCTGGCCCTGGACCGCGATGCCATGAATGCTGACGAACTGAAACAGTATCAGCAGCACCCGATCCGCGGTCAGGTGGCCATTGACACCATAGAAGGGCTCCGAGCGGCCGGACTGTTCATCCGGCACCATCATGAAAATCTCGATGGCAGCGGATTTCCGGACCGGCTGGCCGGTGACGAGATCCCGCTGGGCGCCAGGATCATTGCTTTTGCCGATCATATCGATAAGGCCTCGGAAACATGCAGGGGAGACATCGCTGATCAAGCGCTGATCAAGTCGGGGTTTGTAGTGGGGACGCAACTGGACCCCTCATTGCAAAAAGTTTTCAGGAAAGTGGCCCCGTACACGTATTTTTCCATGGGCGCCGAGGAAAAGGAACTCGTGGAAGTGGAACTTGACCCCAAGGAATTGAAGGAAGGAATGTTTCTTTCCAGGGACGTCAGCAGCGCTTCGGGAATTCTTCTTCTCGGCAGAGGGGTCGCGCTCGACGTGACAAAACTTGCGGCCATCAGGCGAAATTATGAGCTTGACGCGCCGCCCCACGGAGTATTTGTAATGGTTAGTCGCTAATGGCTTTCGTTAAAAGATAGAAAAATTCCGCTTATATAGGAGGAAAGCTAACGCCTATCAGATTCTGTCTGGTAGGCGTTAGTTTGTTTGCGATACGTCGGAAACGACCTGATTAACAGGAATCTCCCGTACCTAGCGGGATTATGTCCATGTCCGAAAATGGCGAGCAAAGGTCAGCCACATCATGGTATAGGTATTTCATCGAGAGGAAAACCCGATGGAAGAGGTGCCGCATGCTATTGGATGCAACAGCCTGTTATACGGCTTTACGCGCGCGGGATTCCCGTTTTGACGGATGTTTTTTCGTGGGGGTCGCCTCCACCGGTATTTATTGCCGCCCGGTCTGCCGGGCCAGGACGCCGAAAGCGGAAAACTGCTCCTTTTATGTAAGCGCGGCGGCGGCGGAGGCGGCCGGCTTCCGCCCTTGCCTGCGATGCCGG
Encoded proteins:
- a CDS encoding HD domain-containing phosphohydrolase, which encodes MSDTERSIQVLLVDDEENILKSLQRLLMEEEFELHTASSAEQGIATLKELDNVGLIISDQRMPGMNGSEFLQYCREAVPDAPRILLTGYSDISATIDAINKGGAYRYISKPWNDAELIQTIRDAVRQYALLMENRRLNEIVRQQNEELQEWNRNLKGRVLEQTTAIRQKNEELHVLLKRVKEDYDEIIAVFSGLVEMHGGKLRQHSRNVAELSVNAARELGISGNDLETIRIAALLHDIGEIGIPERILALDRDAMNADELKQYQQHPIRGQVAIDTIEGLRAAGLFIRHHHENLDGSGFPDRLAGDEIPLGARIIAFADHIDKASETCRGDIADQALIKSGFVVGTQLDPSLQKVFRKVAPYTYFSMGAEEKELVEVELDPKELKEGMFLSRDVSSASGILLLGRGVALDVTKLAAIRRNYELDAPPHGVFVMVSR
- a CDS encoding HD-GYP domain-containing protein yields the protein MSAVLFVDDEPSILRSVERTFHDTDLRILTADSGEHALEILRHEKVAVVVSDNRMPGMSGIDLLTRVRTISPDTVRIMITAFADLQTAISAINSSEVFRFVTKPWDNDDLIAVINEGLARYNVVRELREGDESRYLPIAQAIELKDPYTRGHCDRVANYAVSLAEALGLPETIIREIRFGGWLHDCGKIGVPEAILNYGERLPVDQFELVKQHPLWGSEVARQARMSETIINIILHHHERYDGSGYPSGLREDHIPLEARIVTIADVFDALSTDRPYRKAYEGTYILSIMREFTGSFFDPRLMEVFMPIAEKVCAL
- a CDS encoding response regulator, with product MEFLGKTLILCVDDEKNVLRSLERIFLDDDYEILTATSAEEGLRILENNGPFQVVISDYRMPAMDGVEFLKEVYRRWPDTVRIVLSGYADTAAIVSAINEGRIYKFIPKPWNDNELRVTVANALERYALQKRNRELMAELSRANDELEQKVRQRTSELELRNHALTFSQCVLDALPVAVVGIDINGMIVQGSRRAAEIFNSVEGGFFGSDRRAALPDEFNRIIDMLEEEQMVRFDWTDGGKDYDVRCTTFRCFDQPGVAIVLIEKIS